One window of Tepidanaerobacter acetatoxydans Re1 genomic DNA carries:
- the ybeY gene encoding rRNA maturation RNase YbeY, whose product MANVNVVINNLQDKIDVTQKLEELINKAVNTAISVEKVSGDLEVSIALVDDEYIQKLNRQYRSLDEPTDVLSFAMRETVFEEGGSFEFQEEELLGDVVISLERAKEQAVEYGHSFEREVGFLVVHGILHLLGYDHEVGEEKVVMRQREEEILKAIDLTRGIN is encoded by the coding sequence ATGGCTAACGTAAATGTAGTAATAAACAATTTACAAGATAAAATTGATGTTACGCAAAAATTAGAAGAACTTATAAATAAGGCTGTAAATACAGCCATATCAGTTGAAAAAGTATCAGGTGATTTAGAAGTAAGTATAGCTTTGGTTGATGATGAATACATCCAAAAGCTCAACAGGCAGTACAGATCTTTAGACGAACCAACCGATGTATTATCTTTTGCTATGAGAGAAACCGTTTTTGAAGAGGGTGGAAGCTTCGAATTTCAAGAGGAAGAACTGCTGGGAGATGTAGTAATCTCACTAGAAAGAGCAAAAGAGCAAGCTGTAGAATATGGACATTCTTTTGAGCGAGAAGTCGGCTTTTTAGTTGTGCACGGCATATTGCATTTGCTGGGATACGACCATGAAGTTGGTGAAGAAAAAGTTGTTATGAGGCAAAGGGAAGAAGAAATTTTAAAAGCTATTGATTTGACAAGAGGGATTAATTAA
- a CDS encoding diacylglycerol kinase family protein, which translates to MKKARTLSESFYYAISGILYAFRTQRNIKIHFATALLVILMSYLLKLSTLEILTVFMTITIVLVTEMINTAIETVVDMYTQEYHPLAAVAKNVAAGAVLISAINAIVVGYIVFYKRILMLLSLSK; encoded by the coding sequence ATGAAAAAAGCTCGAACTCTAAGCGAAAGTTTTTATTATGCCATATCCGGTATATTGTATGCTTTCAGAACTCAGCGCAATATAAAAATCCACTTTGCAACTGCATTGCTGGTAATTTTGATGAGCTACTTATTAAAACTTAGTACTTTAGAGATTTTGACAGTTTTTATGACGATTACAATTGTGTTAGTTACAGAGATGATAAACACAGCCATTGAAACGGTTGTAGATATGTATACTCAAGAATATCACCCACTGGCAGCGGTGGCTAAAAATGTAGCCGCTGGAGCCGTACTAATATCTGCAATAAATGCAATTGTTGTTGGCTACATTGTGTTTTACAAAAGAATTTTGATGCTTTTGAGTTTAAGTAAATAG
- a CDS encoding DUF3048 domain-containing protein has translation MLFKRYLTIVILVLFLLIHAGCSDKNSCKDSCGTPSDWGKVTKSQENEQIIPKVKNPLTGTDMDIQHEKQRPLAVMIENEYNARPQSGLDKAGVVYEVLTEGGITRFLALFLGETVDEIGPVRSARPYFLDYAMEYDSIYIHYGASPQGYIDLKKLNIDAINGIYDDVTFWRDRSRKEPHNAYTNTKNILKTSEKKGFIRDIELTLWNFNSEETPAGNQVLEEFELEYFKNYVVSYTYDKDKKMYKRYINGEPHTDKKTGEQILVKNIILQFAVTKVVDDVGRLSIKTVDSGKGYYISNGYCSKIKWRRDDRKERTSYTFEDDTELVVNPGNTWIQILPQWGKFNYDKPTKG, from the coding sequence ATGCTGTTTAAGCGATACCTGACCATTGTTATACTAGTTTTGTTTTTATTAATTCACGCAGGTTGCAGCGATAAAAATAGCTGCAAAGATTCCTGTGGTACACCAAGCGATTGGGGCAAAGTAACGAAATCACAAGAAAATGAACAAATTATTCCTAAAGTTAAAAATCCGCTTACCGGCACAGATATGGACATTCAGCATGAGAAGCAAAGACCTCTTGCGGTTATGATCGAAAATGAATACAATGCTCGACCGCAGTCGGGCCTAGATAAAGCGGGTGTAGTATATGAAGTTTTAACCGAAGGAGGCATAACTCGCTTTTTGGCACTTTTTCTCGGAGAAACGGTAGATGAAATTGGTCCTGTACGCAGTGCACGGCCTTATTTTCTTGATTATGCTATGGAATATGATAGCATATATATACACTATGGTGCCAGTCCTCAGGGGTATATTGATTTAAAGAAACTAAACATTGATGCAATAAACGGTATTTATGATGATGTAACTTTTTGGCGAGATAGGTCTCGAAAGGAGCCGCATAATGCATATACAAATACCAAGAACATTTTAAAAACATCAGAAAAAAAGGGTTTTATCAGGGACATTGAACTGACTTTGTGGAATTTCAATTCAGAAGAGACTCCTGCTGGGAATCAAGTCCTTGAAGAGTTTGAATTAGAATATTTTAAAAATTATGTAGTAAGCTATACATATGACAAAGATAAAAAGATGTATAAGCGTTATATTAACGGCGAACCTCATACCGATAAAAAAACCGGTGAACAAATTCTTGTAAAAAATATTATTTTACAATTTGCTGTTACTAAAGTAGTAGATGATGTTGGCAGACTTTCAATAAAGACCGTTGACAGCGGAAAGGGTTATTATATAAGTAATGGGTATTGTAGCAAGATAAAATGGCGGAGAGATGACAGAAAAGAGCGAACAAGCTATACTTTTGAAGATGACACAGAACTTGTTGTAAATCCGGGCAATACTTGGATTCAGATACTGCCTCAGTGGGGCAAATTTAATTATGACAAACCAACAAAGGGGTAA
- the recO gene encoding DNA repair protein RecO: protein MTNQQRGKLYMALYRTDAIVLGYRNLGEADKILTLFSPDKGKIHAVARGVRRPRNPILAGSQLFSYSNFLILEGRNLDTISQCEIKESFYKIRQNLESMAYGLYFAELLRVSTPLEDKNQELFRFFLKTMYLLQKWENIEILSRIYEVKLMAIQGFAPELFQCVGCGRKSFDKIYFSTAMGGILCHDCHGKDTKAINITSDTLNVLRKMLMGTYEELEGLRVKKYVAEQLKDVLDLFILHHVDHKLKTAEFIKDVNKLNIGNSK, encoded by the coding sequence ATGACAAACCAACAAAGGGGTAAATTATACATGGCTCTATACAGAACCGATGCTATAGTATTAGGATATAGAAACCTCGGCGAAGCAGATAAAATACTCACACTTTTTTCACCTGATAAAGGTAAAATTCATGCGGTAGCCAGAGGTGTGCGCCGACCGCGAAATCCTATACTTGCAGGGAGTCAGTTGTTTTCTTACAGTAATTTTTTAATTTTAGAAGGTCGAAATCTAGATACTATTAGTCAATGCGAAATAAAAGAGTCTTTTTATAAAATACGTCAGAATTTAGAATCTATGGCTTATGGCTTATATTTTGCGGAACTTCTCAGGGTTTCTACGCCTTTGGAAGATAAAAATCAGGAATTATTCCGCTTTTTTTTAAAAACCATGTATCTTCTTCAGAAGTGGGAAAATATTGAGATACTCAGCCGCATTTATGAAGTAAAGCTTATGGCAATACAGGGCTTTGCACCGGAATTATTTCAATGTGTAGGCTGTGGAAGAAAATCTTTTGATAAAATATATTTTAGTACGGCAATGGGAGGCATCCTCTGTCACGACTGTCATGGAAAAGATACAAAAGCGATCAACATTACTTCAGATACTTTAAATGTACTTAGAAAAATGTTAATGGGAACATATGAAGAGCTGGAAGGTTTGAGAGTAAAGAAATATGTAGCTGAACAACTAAAAGACGTTTTAGATCTTTTTATATTACACCATGTCGACCATAAACTTAAAACTGCTGAATTCATAAAAGATGTAAATAAGTTAAACATAGGAAACAGCAAATAA
- a CDS encoding helix-turn-helix transcriptional regulator — MELSSRQALIVDIVKKYEPITSEQIADKLNLTRSALRPDLAVLTMLGILEARPRVGYFFAGKDPKNLISEKMNDIKVDKIKSVPSVIKEDTSVYDAIVTLFLTDVGTLFITDKDGNLAGLVSRKDLLKTAIGNADIHKMPIGIVMTRMPNIITVTPEESAYDAARKIVDHQIDALPVVKAVTENDQEKYKIVGKVTKTTITKLFVELGKT, encoded by the coding sequence ATAGAATTATCATCAAGGCAGGCTTTAATAGTTGATATAGTCAAGAAATACGAACCAATTACCAGCGAACAAATAGCGGACAAACTCAATTTAACTCGGTCAGCACTAAGACCTGATCTTGCAGTTTTGACCATGCTTGGTATTTTAGAAGCCAGACCTAGGGTGGGATACTTTTTTGCAGGGAAAGATCCTAAAAATCTCATATCAGAAAAAATGAATGATATAAAAGTCGATAAGATAAAGTCAGTTCCGTCGGTCATAAAGGAAGATACTTCCGTATATGATGCTATAGTAACTTTATTTTTGACAGATGTGGGAACCCTTTTCATCACTGACAAAGATGGTAATTTAGCAGGGCTGGTATCTCGTAAGGATTTGCTAAAAACAGCTATCGGAAATGCAGATATACATAAAATGCCGATAGGTATCGTAATGACCAGAATGCCAAACATAATTACAGTAACACCTGAAGAAAGTGCTTATGATGCTGCAAGAAAAATCGTCGATCATCAAATTGATGCGTTACCGGTAGTGAAAGCTGTAACAGAAAATGACCAGGAAAAATATAAGATAGTTGGGAAAGTAACTAAGACTACAATTACGAAACTTTTTGTTGAACTTGGAAAGACTTAG
- a CDS encoding pyruvate, water dikinase regulatory protein yields the protein MIIKDKKSQPVVFAVSDSIGETAELVIRAAMVQFNSDKVDIRKVPYVTDNEYVEDIIEEAKNTADCVIVCTIILPEVRQHLLSLAEQNQIPIVDLMGPMMDTFSKIIEVKPHLQPGLVHRIDEDYFKKIEAIEFAVQYDDGKDPRGLSRADVVLIGVSRTSKTPLAMFLAHKRLKVANLRLVPEVAPPDELFHLPPKTIIGLTISPEKLFDIRQERLKALGLSTEATYAQLSRIMEEIEYADMIMEKIGCPKIDVSNKAVEEIATSILEIIRKGEV from the coding sequence ATGATTATAAAAGATAAAAAAAGCCAGCCGGTAGTGTTTGCAGTTTCCGATTCTATTGGTGAAACTGCCGAATTAGTAATTCGTGCGGCGATGGTTCAATTTAATTCCGATAAAGTTGATATTCGCAAAGTTCCCTATGTAACTGACAATGAGTATGTGGAAGATATCATAGAGGAAGCTAAAAATACAGCTGATTGTGTTATTGTATGCACAATTATTTTACCGGAAGTCAGACAGCACCTTTTAAGTCTGGCGGAGCAAAATCAGATACCTATAGTAGATTTAATGGGGCCGATGATGGATACTTTTTCAAAGATAATTGAAGTTAAACCGCATTTACAGCCGGGTTTAGTCCATCGAATAGATGAGGATTATTTCAAAAAAATAGAAGCAATAGAGTTTGCGGTTCAGTATGATGATGGCAAGGATCCCAGAGGCTTATCTCGGGCAGATGTTGTTCTCATAGGTGTTTCAAGAACTTCTAAAACTCCCCTGGCAATGTTTTTGGCTCATAAGAGATTAAAGGTTGCAAATCTCCGTTTGGTACCGGAGGTTGCTCCCCCAGATGAATTATTTCACCTTCCGCCAAAGACAATTATCGGTCTTACTATAAGCCCTGAAAAGCTGTTTGATATCAGGCAGGAAAGACTTAAAGCCTTAGGTCTTAGCACAGAAGCAACTTATGCTCAACTTAGCAGAATTATGGAAGAAATCGAATATGCTGACATGATAATGGAAAAAATTGGTTGTCCTAAAATTGATGTTTCAAATAAAGCAGTGGAGGAAATAGCCACTAGCATTTTAGAGATAATAAGGAAAGGGGAAGTATAA
- the ppdK gene encoding pyruvate, phosphate dikinase: MTKKYVYSFREGNAQMRNLLGGKGANLAEMVKIGLPVPMGFTITTEACLNYYEEGEKISEDILSQIFQALDDLEKEMGKKLGDNEDPLLVSVRSGAVISMPGMMDTILNLGLNDESVKGLAAKTGNERFAYDSYRRFIQMFGDVVMEVEHDKFESIINEVKQKKGITQDTEMDADGWKEVIELYKEKIKDETGRKFPQDPKEQLLMAVEAVFKSWNNQRAKVYRRINKIPDDLGTAVNVQTMVFGNKGDDSGTGVAFTRNPSTGEKEVYGEFLMNAQGEDVVAGIRTPQSIKQLKDIMPDVYEQFINVCKLLEKHYRDMQDIEFTIENGKLFMLQTRSGKRTAQAAVKIAVDMVKEGLINKDEAILRVPAGQVETLLHRRIDPNADVKPIAKGLPASPGAASGHVVFDPDEAEAMGNEGQRVILVRTETTPDDIHGIVAAQGVLTSRGGMTSHAAVVARGMGKPCVSGCEAVKIDYEKGEFTVGQLVVKKGDVISIDGSTGEVMIGEVPMIDPELSDEFNKILSWADEIRKLKVRANADTPHDAKVALEFGAEGIGLCRTEHMFMAQDRLPIVQQMIMAETKEEREEALAKLLPIQQEDFEGIFEVMEGLPVTVRLLDPPLHEFLPNPEELIVEIMELKAKGCSKELQAKQEMLKKVRALREMNPMLGLRGCRLGLLYPEIYVMQVKAILKAACNLTKKGIKVIPEIEIPLVNHELELKTLREIVEKTAEEVFEEEGTKVHYFIGTMIELPRACLTAEEIANFADFFSFGTNDLTQTTFGFSRDDAEGKILPHYVEQKILSDSPFIVLDRKGVGSLMKMATDKGRSVKPDLLIGICGEHGGEPSSVEFCHMIGLDFVSCSPFRVPIARLAAAQAKINHK, from the coding sequence ATGACAAAAAAATATGTATACAGTTTTCGCGAAGGCAATGCTCAAATGCGCAACTTGCTAGGAGGTAAAGGTGCAAATCTGGCAGAAATGGTTAAGATAGGCTTGCCTGTACCGATGGGTTTTACCATCACAACCGAAGCCTGCCTGAACTATTATGAAGAAGGTGAAAAGATATCCGAAGATATCTTATCTCAAATTTTCCAAGCTTTAGATGATCTCGAAAAAGAAATGGGCAAGAAACTCGGAGATAATGAAGATCCGTTGTTAGTATCAGTTAGGTCAGGAGCAGTTATTTCTATGCCGGGTATGATGGATACAATACTGAACCTGGGCCTAAACGATGAAAGCGTTAAGGGATTGGCGGCAAAAACAGGGAATGAACGTTTTGCCTATGACAGCTATCGAAGATTTATCCAGATGTTTGGCGATGTAGTTATGGAAGTTGAGCATGATAAATTTGAATCCATCATAAATGAGGTAAAGCAGAAAAAAGGTATCACCCAAGACACTGAAATGGATGCAGATGGCTGGAAAGAGGTTATAGAGCTTTATAAGGAAAAAATAAAGGACGAGACAGGCCGAAAGTTTCCGCAAGATCCCAAGGAACAGCTTTTAATGGCCGTAGAAGCAGTTTTTAAGTCTTGGAACAATCAGAGAGCCAAGGTTTACAGGAGAATAAATAAAATCCCCGATGATTTAGGAACGGCTGTTAACGTTCAGACTATGGTTTTTGGAAACAAAGGCGATGATTCAGGAACCGGTGTTGCCTTTACCAGAAATCCTTCAACCGGAGAAAAAGAAGTTTACGGCGAATTTTTAATGAATGCACAAGGTGAAGATGTTGTGGCTGGTATCAGGACGCCACAGAGCATAAAACAGCTAAAAGATATCATGCCAGATGTATATGAGCAATTTATAAATGTATGCAAGTTGTTAGAGAAGCATTATAGAGATATGCAGGATATAGAATTTACAATAGAAAACGGGAAGCTTTTTATGCTCCAGACGCGCAGCGGTAAGCGGACGGCTCAGGCTGCTGTAAAAATTGCCGTAGATATGGTTAAAGAGGGCTTGATAAATAAGGATGAAGCGATTCTTCGTGTGCCGGCGGGTCAGGTAGAGACCCTACTCCACCGCAGAATCGACCCGAATGCTGATGTTAAGCCTATAGCAAAGGGGTTGCCAGCATCTCCAGGAGCAGCTTCGGGACATGTGGTTTTTGACCCAGATGAGGCAGAGGCCATGGGCAATGAAGGTCAGAGAGTAATTTTGGTTAGGACGGAAACCACTCCTGATGATATTCATGGTATTGTTGCAGCTCAAGGAGTGCTTACAAGCCGCGGTGGCATGACAAGTCATGCTGCTGTTGTAGCTCGCGGTATGGGAAAACCTTGTGTATCCGGATGTGAAGCCGTAAAAATTGACTATGAAAAAGGCGAGTTTACAGTTGGACAGCTTGTAGTCAAAAAAGGTGATGTAATTTCCATTGATGGATCTACAGGAGAAGTTATGATTGGCGAAGTTCCCATGATTGATCCGGAACTTTCCGATGAATTTAATAAAATATTGAGTTGGGCTGATGAAATACGAAAGCTAAAAGTTAGGGCAAATGCTGATACACCTCATGATGCTAAAGTAGCTTTAGAATTCGGTGCAGAGGGTATAGGGCTTTGCAGAACCGAGCATATGTTTATGGCGCAGGATCGGCTGCCAATAGTTCAGCAAATGATTATGGCAGAAACCAAAGAAGAAAGAGAAGAAGCCCTGGCTAAACTTTTGCCTATACAGCAGGAAGACTTTGAGGGAATTTTTGAAGTAATGGAAGGATTGCCTGTTACCGTAAGGTTGCTAGATCCGCCTCTTCACGAATTCTTACCTAATCCCGAAGAACTTATTGTAGAAATAATGGAACTTAAAGCAAAGGGTTGTTCAAAAGAACTACAAGCAAAACAAGAAATGCTTAAAAAAGTGCGAGCCCTCAGAGAAATGAATCCGATGTTGGGTCTTAGAGGTTGCAGACTAGGTCTATTATATCCAGAAATTTATGTTATGCAGGTGAAAGCCATACTAAAAGCAGCATGCAATCTAACTAAAAAAGGTATTAAGGTCATACCTGAAATCGAAATACCATTGGTTAATCATGAATTAGAGCTTAAGACTCTAAGAGAAATCGTAGAAAAGACTGCGGAGGAAGTATTTGAAGAAGAAGGAACAAAGGTACATTACTTTATCGGAACAATGATTGAACTTCCAAGGGCATGTCTGACCGCTGAAGAAATTGCTAATTTTGCAGATTTCTTCTCATTTGGAACAAATGACCTGACACAGACAACTTTTGGATTCAGCCGTGATGATGCAGAAGGCAAGATACTTCCACATTATGTGGAACAAAAAATACTTTCAGATTCTCCCTTTATTGTTCTTGATAGAAAAGGTGTTGGTTCATTGATGAAGATGGCTACGGATAAAGGCAGAAGTGTGAAGCCGGATCTTTTAATAGGTATTTGTGGTGAGCACGGCGGAGAACCAAGTTCCGTTGAATTTTGTCATATGATTGGCCTTGATTTCGTCAGCTGTTCACCGTTTAGAGTGCCAATCGCAAGGCTTGCAGCCGCCCAGGCAAAAATAAATCATAAATAG
- a CDS encoding deoxyguanosinetriphosphate triphosphohydrolase produces MNFRKRQEEIEKSCLSPYASLSSKSKGRCIPCEKCSIRTDFQRDRDRILHSKAFRRLKHKTQVFISPEGDHYRTRLTHTLEVSQIARTISRSLRLNEDLTEAIALGHDLGHTPFGHTGEQVLNELLETGFRHEEQSVRVVDFLEQGKGLNLTWEVRDGIKNHTTRGNPATLEGQVVRLSDWIAYINHDIDDAERAGILKPEDLPQESVKVLGKKHGERIDTMIKDVISTSFKQPIVAMSDDIYNATQKLRSYLFENVYVGSSAKTQEKKVKTMLRLLFEYYIQHPNSMPPEFIKISKEENIKRAVADYIAGMTDIYAIKKFREFFMPSSWPLEI; encoded by the coding sequence ATGAATTTTCGCAAAAGGCAAGAAGAAATCGAAAAAAGCTGTCTTTCTCCTTATGCATCGTTGAGCTCTAAGAGTAAAGGCAGATGTATTCCATGTGAAAAATGCAGTATACGAACCGATTTTCAAAGGGACAGAGATAGAATACTTCACTCAAAAGCTTTCCGGCGATTGAAACATAAAACCCAGGTGTTTATTTCTCCTGAAGGTGATCATTATAGGACCAGATTGACTCATACACTTGAGGTATCTCAAATTGCAAGGACGATATCTAGAAGCTTAAGGTTAAACGAAGACCTTACTGAAGCTATAGCGCTAGGTCATGATTTAGGGCATACACCCTTCGGTCATACAGGTGAACAAGTTCTAAATGAATTGTTAGAGACAGGATTTAGGCACGAAGAACAGAGTGTAAGAGTTGTAGATTTTTTAGAACAAGGAAAGGGCTTAAATCTTACATGGGAAGTAAGGGATGGTATAAAAAATCATACTACGCGCGGAAACCCTGCCACACTTGAAGGCCAGGTGGTAAGATTATCTGATTGGATTGCGTATATAAATCACGATATCGATGATGCTGAAAGAGCAGGAATATTAAAGCCGGAAGATCTGCCTCAGGAATCAGTAAAGGTCTTGGGCAAAAAACACGGTGAACGTATCGATACAATGATTAAGGATGTTATATCAACAAGTTTCAAGCAACCTATAGTAGCAATGAGTGATGATATATATAATGCAACGCAAAAGCTGCGGTCGTATTTATTTGAAAATGTTTACGTAGGTTCTTCTGCTAAAACTCAGGAAAAAAAAGTTAAAACAATGTTAAGACTTTTATTTGAGTATTATATCCAACACCCAAATTCCATGCCTCCTGAATTTATAAAAATTTCAAAAGAAGAGAATATAAAAAGAGCTGTAGCCGATTATATAGCCGGTATGACGGATATATACGCCATTAAAAAATTTCGAGAGTTTTTTATGCCTTCATCTTGGCCGCTAGAAATCTGA
- the dnaG gene encoding DNA primase: MIKMGFYSEEVIKEVQDRADIVEIVSEYTSLKKQGGNHIGLCPFHEEKTPSFSVDAEKQLFYCFGCGIGGNVFTFIMKKENLNFPEAVRYLADKFNIKLPGNMDKDLSLEFQEKREYLRVNRLAAKYYNHCLLHTREGSKAMEYIKERGLTAETVEKFYLGYAPPSWDGLIKFAHFEGVKIDTLEKIGLIIPRKDNKGYYDRFRNRLMFPIEDVTKNIIGFGGRALDESMPKYLNTPETPLFSKGDNLYALSMIKKDPALDTIVVEGYMDCITLHQYGFNQSVASLGTALTKNQARLLKKYTDGVILSYDADEAGKAATMRGIDILAQEGLRVKVLNMPNGKDPDEVIKTYGPQHFQKLLTDSMDFISYKLFLAKKDINIQTHDGKLKFIKRAVDILTGVDNEPELELYAKKLASELGISVQAIKKEVQRRKLADNGYEYKKSHIRNNNKEFHKISQVTGFHKAERKLLKLILENDKLRKKMAGQLEPRFFTGKNTKKIADVLFEMIDKNQDIDSSYIFNYLDEEGCAELSTILMENVVLKDGELINSLIKKVKQGYFKKSIVQVREQIRKAELLGQREEINSLLNTYQQLKAEMNEVEVSNTPGKEGA; the protein is encoded by the coding sequence GTGATAAAAATGGGGTTTTATTCTGAAGAGGTCATAAAAGAGGTACAGGACAGAGCAGATATAGTAGAAATTGTATCTGAATACACTTCTCTGAAAAAACAAGGAGGCAATCATATTGGTCTTTGCCCGTTTCATGAGGAAAAGACTCCTTCCTTTAGTGTAGATGCGGAAAAACAATTGTTTTATTGTTTCGGATGCGGCATAGGCGGAAATGTATTTACTTTTATAATGAAAAAAGAAAACCTCAATTTTCCAGAGGCTGTTCGATATTTGGCTGATAAGTTCAACATAAAACTTCCGGGAAATATGGACAAAGACCTATCGCTGGAGTTTCAAGAAAAACGTGAATACCTTAGAGTAAATCGCTTGGCAGCAAAATACTACAATCACTGTTTGCTGCATACCCGCGAAGGTTCTAAAGCCATGGAATATATAAAAGAGAGAGGATTGACTGCAGAAACAGTAGAAAAATTTTACCTAGGATATGCACCGCCATCTTGGGACGGACTTATAAAATTTGCTCATTTTGAGGGCGTAAAGATTGATACATTAGAGAAAATCGGTCTTATTATACCTAGAAAGGATAATAAAGGCTATTACGATAGATTTAGAAATAGGTTAATGTTTCCCATAGAAGATGTTACAAAGAATATTATTGGGTTTGGCGGGCGAGCTCTTGATGAATCAATGCCTAAATATTTAAATACTCCTGAAACGCCATTGTTTTCTAAAGGAGATAATTTATACGCTCTTTCCATGATAAAAAAAGACCCCGCGCTTGATACCATAGTGGTGGAAGGCTATATGGACTGCATAACATTGCACCAATATGGTTTTAATCAGTCTGTAGCTTCTCTTGGGACTGCTCTTACAAAAAATCAAGCAAGATTGCTTAAAAAATATACCGATGGGGTTATTCTTTCATATGATGCAGATGAAGCCGGGAAGGCTGCAACTATGAGGGGAATAGATATATTGGCACAAGAAGGTTTGAGAGTCAAGGTATTAAATATGCCAAACGGAAAAGACCCTGATGAAGTCATAAAAACTTATGGTCCCCAACATTTTCAAAAACTGTTAACTGATTCTATGGATTTTATAAGCTACAAACTATTTCTGGCTAAAAAAGATATAAATATACAAACACATGATGGAAAACTGAAATTCATTAAACGAGCAGTGGATATTTTAACAGGTGTCGATAATGAGCCGGAGCTGGAGTTATATGCCAAAAAATTAGCCAGCGAGCTCGGAATTTCAGTTCAGGCAATAAAAAAAGAAGTTCAAAGAAGAAAATTGGCAGACAATGGATATGAGTATAAAAAAAGCCATATAAGAAATAATAATAAGGAATTTCACAAAATATCGCAGGTAACAGGTTTTCATAAAGCCGAGAGGAAATTATTAAAATTAATTCTTGAAAATGATAAGTTGCGCAAAAAAATGGCAGGTCAACTTGAACCTCGATTTTTCACAGGCAAAAATACGAAGAAAATTGCTGATGTTCTCTTTGAAATGATCGATAAAAATCAAGATATAGATAGCTCATATATATTTAATTATTTGGATGAAGAAGGATGTGCAGAACTTTCAACGATACTTATGGAAAATGTGGTTTTAAAAGATGGAGAACTTATAAATTCACTTATAAAAAAGGTAAAGCAAGGCTATTTTAAAAAGTCTATTGTTCAAGTAAGAGAGCAAATCAGGAAGGCTGAATTATTGGGCCAAAGAGAGGAGATCAACAGTCTTTTGAACACTTATCAACAACTGAAAGCCGAAATGAATGAAGTGGAGGTAAGTAATACTCCAGGGAAGGAGGGAGCATAG